Proteins encoded within one genomic window of Bradyrhizobium sp. 186:
- a CDS encoding DUF952 domain-containing protein translates to MVKIYKICPASAWREAERQGVYRGSADDARDGFIHLSTAAQVPETARKHFFGQRALFLVEIDDEALGAGLRWERSRNDELFPHLYGELDLGAVISVTNLNMRSDGSHDIPELAP, encoded by the coding sequence GTGGTCAAGATCTACAAAATCTGTCCGGCCTCGGCCTGGCGCGAGGCGGAACGGCAAGGCGTGTATCGGGGCAGCGCGGACGACGCGCGGGACGGTTTCATTCATCTCTCGACCGCTGCCCAGGTTCCCGAGACCGCACGGAAGCATTTCTTCGGCCAGCGTGCGCTGTTCCTGGTCGAAATCGACGACGAGGCGCTCGGAGCCGGCTTGCGCTGGGAGCGCTCGCGCAATGACGAGCTGTTTCCGCATCTCTATGGCGAACTCGATCTCGGCGCGGTGATCTCGGTGACGAATCTCAACATGCGCTCCGACGGCAGCCACGACATTCCGGAGCTCGCGCCGTGA
- a CDS encoding helix-turn-helix transcriptional regulator: MVRQAKAQRMLTHDQIWGALDRLAARAGLSPSGLAKRAGLDPTTFNKSKRVTSDGRERWPSTESIAKALTAAGSSIDTFVKLIGDGAGADGSIPLLGFAQAGASGSFDESGFPSGKGWTDIALPTAEDSHTFALEISGDALAPAYRDGDVILVSPDTPIRKGHRVVVKTKAGDVTVATLKRRTAKALELQSLDPTQPERTMAISDVAWIARIMWASQ, translated from the coding sequence ATGGTCAGGCAGGCCAAAGCGCAGAGGATGCTGACGCACGACCAGATCTGGGGCGCGCTGGATCGGCTGGCGGCGCGCGCCGGGCTGTCGCCGTCCGGGCTTGCCAAGCGCGCCGGGCTCGACCCCACCACCTTCAACAAATCCAAGCGCGTCACCTCCGACGGCCGCGAGCGCTGGCCCTCGACCGAATCGATCGCGAAGGCGCTCACCGCGGCCGGCTCCTCGATCGACACCTTCGTGAAACTGATCGGCGACGGCGCGGGAGCCGACGGCTCGATCCCGCTGCTCGGCTTCGCGCAGGCCGGCGCGAGCGGCTCTTTCGACGAATCCGGCTTTCCCAGCGGCAAGGGCTGGACCGATATCGCGCTGCCTACCGCCGAGGACAGCCACACCTTTGCGCTGGAGATTTCCGGTGACGCGCTTGCGCCGGCCTATCGCGACGGCGACGTCATCCTGGTCTCGCCGGACACGCCGATCCGAAAGGGGCACCGCGTGGTGGTGAAGACCAAAGCCGGCGACGTGACGGTCGCGACGCTGAAGCGCCGCACTGCAAAGGCGCTGGAGTTGCAGTCGCTCGATCCGACGCAGCCCGAGCGCACGATGGCCATCAGCGACGTCGCGTGGATCGCGCGCATCATGTGGGCGAGCCAGTAG
- a CDS encoding carbonic anhydrase family protein — MNRRHALKALAGLALCPLCKPAFAAEGAHWSYEGAGGPAKWGELDAANKACAVGLQQSPIDIGGPIKSQLPLLKLSLARTADTIINNGHTIQLNFTEGSTLTLGDVKYKLLQVHFHRPSEHMIAGKNFPMEAHFVHRADAGGLAVVGVLMAEGKPNAAFSQIVKTMPATEGPAVKADSGIHPGAMLPQRLSYFRYSGSLTTPPCSEVVEWLLLTDPIQVSATDVAAFAKLYPMNARPVQKDNRRYVLRSI, encoded by the coding sequence ATGAATCGCCGTCACGCTTTGAAAGCGCTCGCGGGTCTCGCCCTTTGTCCGCTGTGCAAGCCGGCGTTCGCGGCCGAAGGCGCGCATTGGAGCTATGAGGGCGCCGGCGGTCCGGCCAAATGGGGCGAGCTCGATGCCGCCAACAAGGCCTGCGCGGTCGGCCTGCAACAGTCTCCGATCGACATCGGGGGGCCGATCAAGTCGCAATTGCCCCTGCTGAAGCTGAGCTTGGCCAGGACCGCCGACACCATCATCAACAACGGGCACACGATCCAGCTCAACTTCACTGAGGGCAGCACGCTGACGCTCGGCGACGTCAAATACAAGCTGCTGCAGGTGCACTTCCACCGCCCGAGCGAGCACATGATCGCAGGCAAGAATTTTCCGATGGAGGCGCATTTCGTGCACCGCGCCGACGCTGGCGGGCTCGCGGTGGTGGGCGTGCTGATGGCGGAGGGCAAGCCAAATGCGGCTTTCAGCCAGATCGTCAAGACGATGCCGGCCACGGAAGGGCCTGCGGTGAAGGCAGACAGCGGCATCCATCCGGGCGCCATGCTGCCGCAGAGGCTCAGCTATTTCCGCTATTCGGGCTCGCTGACGACACCGCCCTGCTCCGAAGTGGTCGAATGGCTGCTGCTGACCGATCCGATCCAGGTCTCCGCCACCGATGTCGCTGCGTTTGCAAAACTCTATCCCATGAATGCGCGGCCGGTGCAGAAGGACAACCGCCGCTACGTGCTGCGCTCGATCTAA